The genome window AGTGTGAACATTTTAACAGACCTAGTAACAATGCAAAAAAGAAACCTACAACTTAGCTCAACGCTTTCCCccgattattaaaaaaaaaaaaaacataactaAGCTTTCACTACATACTCACTTATTCTGAGGAGATTTCTTACTAAGTTATATTTTCTCTATATAGGCCACTTTCATTCAAAGAACTCTCCCTCCAAATCTAAGTCTTCTAAAGCAGTTCATCATCTTAAAGGTTAACTGTGGCATGATAGCAGTAAGTCTAGTTTTACTTTTCTTAGTACCAACACAATTACCCCCACAGCTAGAAattttgagagagaaagagagagaaacacggttatttaaaaaattaaatctcaGATGAGCGGGCACACATAGCAACTAATAGTTGTGATGTGATATTTTAATGAAATTTGGATTCCCAAACATGAAAAATAATCCTGTGGTGCTGACTGGTTGGAAATTAATTATTTTCCTATACTACCTTCTCCTCTATACTTTGTGCTCTGACATATAATAATACTACTAGGACTAGGAatgaccaaatgaaattaataggtatcaggtttaaaacaaaaaaagcaaagattTTCTACACACCACATACAGTCAATCCTtgtcagaggatattgtgaaggtcaGGATTTTAATAGGATTAAACAAAGGACTAGACAATTCCATGGAGaataggtccgtcaatggctattagccagaatgggcaggaatggtgtctttaGCCTGTCAGAAGCTTGGAATAGGTAAAGGCAGCAGCGGacatagggcagggtgagcggggcagctgccccgggccccacgcctcaataggccccgcgccagtGACCGGGCGGACTAGCCTggcgggataccaggaatttcccggtgggctgtCTGCTGAAGGGCCGGccagcggctgctggaggaggaagggggggattgTGGCAGGGCGCCGCAGCCCTGCATTTTTGAAATTCCCCGGTGCTGACCAGTACGGGccacgtggggccgagggagcgcatGTGTGGCGGAGACGCCCGGGCGTGGTGTGGCGCAATGCCacagcctgggactttaaaaccatgCGGCCCAGCGTTGCACCGCATGGTTCGGCACGTGGCCTGGCGCCTGGAGCCCGGGCCGGAGCCGCCACCACCCTgcacactggaaggcagaaggtggatggcagaggaaggggcttgtgctgaggggaccgggggaggtcaggagaagaaagaggaggagagacaaatgccagggggccaagtggagacaatgaggaaaagggcaggagaggaggtgttagtgggaggggggacagggtgatgctgggagaggagaaggtaagggcattggaggctaaaggagggagggagaggtgctgggagaaggcttgaaaggaggggtgggcgtgaggaaggcggggatggagcaaggcatgtgtgatggcacaggggcatgaggggaatgggggcagagggtggtgagggggtgggcatcagggaaaaagagggcaaagggcgcaggggcagtgagggaagggggaggcaccaggagggtacagaggtaagggaaggtgcaggtgccaggggattctgggggtgaagcagaagggcagacacctgcaggggagggaccagcaccaggaggagagaggcagggcaggtgtgtagagggaggtgttaggagaggggataagGAGAGGGTAGCTCACATAATCAATGCGGGGCTACTGGAGGAAAGGGCATAGGGGGGaccccttttttgttttttctccaaaggggggccacCACGAtattgtgctgctctgggccccgcaaaactctcatccgcccctgggtaaaggggatggatcacttgattattacctgttctgttcattgcctctatgacacgtggcattggccactgtcataagacaggatactgggctaaaaggAGCTTTCTTGTGTTCTAACGCACAGTGCCATGTAGTCCTCAAAAACACACCGATTACTGATGTATAACATTTCCTGTGTAATTACCTGGCTCTTTTATTTGTCCTATCAACAAACAGAACTGGCAGCATTAGAATGCTGAAATGTTATGGGAGGCCCTTCCACAGCTAAGGAAGGAAATCTCCAACACTACTGTACAAtatccccataaaaaaaaaaagactatccAGCCCTACCCAGCATAATAAGTGCCTTCAGTACTAGCTCTATAAACGCCACTGTCCTAAATATACAAATTTGAAGAGTTGCATGAGAGTACAACACTAAGGAAGATGACATTGTATAGAAAGTTATCCTTTGTGCGATAGCTAAGTAACTACTTTTTTCCTCTTGGAAGTGGTACCTGCATGTTCTTAACTTGTGAGGGTCTCACAAGCTGTTCAAGGTTTCTGGTCCTCAGAATGGTACATACCCTAACACAAATAatcaattaaaatataatttaacagAAAAATAAGAGTAGCTTGAAATTAAAAATATGGCTGAGGGCATTGAAAAAAAGCTAGAGCTAATCATAGACAAGAACTGGAATAGGTGGGACTACAGAATTTATGACCCAGAATTTTCAGTGCTAACAGGAGAGTGTTTTTGGGTGGCTCCAATGGACAAAGCTTTTCCAAATTCACAGAGTTTTCATCTGACAAGTGGGAAAGTATAGAGGCCACCTCAAAAAAGAACAGGTATGCAGGTCTGCACACAATCAGCACACAAAATGTAAAAACTCTGACTCAGAAAAAATCTGGTCCCCTTGACAACAcatctttatattttttttaaaagctattaaAAAAAGTTTCATCCTTTTTTTAGCAagtttttttcctttggaaaaaaattaagCAATGCTCCTCACAAAGAACAGTGAACAAGAGATAACACAAGTGTATAAGGAAACAGTTACCTTACGTCACCATTTTACCATAACTGTAAGCTGATTTCAGAACTAGTGTAAATTCCCACTGTTGATCAAATGAGACTATTCATTCACTTATTGCCCCCACACCACAAATCAATCCAGCTTAATTCCCCATCCCAAAACACATATGCAGTTTCTGATTCATAGTTGCATAGAATATcactattttaattttatttatctcTTACAGAAGATGGCATTTATAAGGCTTTTCTTTCACAACTGGTAAGAGATTTTTTCTCTCTAAAGAGCTCCATGAAATTAAGCTCTTTGTGACTCTTTCAATCATCTACACAACGAGTGTAGACAACTCTCTGCCCCAACTTCAAAATTGAAAATCCAAACTGATTAAGACATTAAAAACCATACTGAACAGAGTACTAAATAAAGAATGTTGTAGGGAATAATTCTATGCTGGCAGGGAAATGGCTTAGAGCATCTTTTCAATTTCCAATTTCTGTGGACCAAATGCTGTGAGGCTCTTAGGCATGCAtaattctcactgaagtcaaaatGACAGTCAGGTATTTAGCACATGCCAGAGTTTTGCCTtatgactctaagggtatgtctacacagcaaagttatttcaggataccagaggtatcctgaaatagctacaccCACATCTTTTTAACATgttcgctatttcaaaatatagcgctTGCACTATTTcgccatctctgtaaacctcattctatgaggagtaagggatggctcgaaatagtgctttattttgaaatttggtgctgtgtagacatcgccaaatgacgaaataatcgatttcaaaatagactcaaaataagctacgcaatttgcatagcgcaaactgcgtatcttatttcaagttttgggtactgtgtagacataccctaacagtgcaATTTTCAAAATGCAAAGTTGGCACAGTTAAAACTCTGATTTCATGGGAAGCAGAAATAGGCCCATGGTgaacacctttgaaaatcccactactAATCAACAAAGCAAGACTATCTAAATTAATGGGAATGATAGATTCCCTCAACATCAAGAAACATTCAAAAATGTTTTTAGATTACGTTGTTGCAGCATTAGATATTTTCTCAGTAGATCAACAATATCTGTTTGTAAAACAATTAATGAAAGCGTAGTAATATGAGAATATTTAAAGGTATTAAAAAAACACTACCAATTAATGTCCTCCCACACCACAGAAAAAGGGAATGCTTTAGAAACATTTTGTGCAGTTTAGTTGGTACTTAAAAGGTATTCATACCTGAGCATAAGTGAACTGTTGTTGTGTTACTCCTACTCCTGTGTGGCTGAAAGTGCTGATAGATTTAGAAGAGGAAACTGGAAGACGATGTGATACACTCACTGAAACCTGTGTTCTGTTCTGCTGTGTAGGTTGATCTCCAGTAAAATTTCCTCCTGTTGCAATAGACTGAACTGGTGGCCCCAGGCTATGTATTGTGCCAGAAGAACTTACAACAGTAAACCGATTAGATGCTGATATATTTGAGACTGTAGATTGTCCAGGTGACATTGTAGTAAAACCGGATCTACCTTGAGAAACATTACTTTGACTAGGTGATAAATGCAACACTGTTGGTGATGCCTGTTGTAATGGCACCTGTCCACCAACAATTTGAGAAGTTCCATGATTTACTATAACTTGGCTTCCAGGAGCTGTGAATGTCTGTCCTGAAACTAACTGAACAGCTGTATTCTGATTATTCAGCATCTGTCCTGAATATGAATGGTTGGCCCTGAGCATGTTTGTAGAGTTCCTGTTCAGCATAACATGCTCAGCAGATACTTGGCTAGAAACTAGCTGGGAAGGTTGAGTCTGAAGAAGTTGTCCATTTATGGTCTGGACATGATGAACTGAATTAGAATTGACAGAGAGACTTGTAGGTATGAGAAACTGGTTTTGAGATGCATGAGGCTGTCCCATAGGAGAATGGATAACAATACTACCACCAGCATTACTAACTGTTTGAGGAGTAACTGATTTTCTTGGGTTTTGTTGATTAACAATATTAACAGACATATGAGGACTAACTACTGAATTCTGAGGTGAATTTGCTGAAGCAAAAGGAATCCCTTGTTGTACATGATGCTGCTGTATACCTAAGTTATTCACATTGTAAGCTGTTTGCTGAGCCATCTGAATAGGCTTTGGTTGAATATTAATTGGAACTTTATTAGAATTTGGTGCTAGGCCCCTCTGAATAATGATATTATGGACTGGTAAAGATGTCTGAAAATTTGTGCTATTAAATGGGACTGTTACGGGTTGTGCTACTGGACTTGTATTTGAGTTACTAAACAATGAGTTACCATTAGGAGTCTGTCTATGAACCAAGAGTCCGCTGCTCATGTTTGCAGGTGCTTGCTGTCCACTGCCTTTCAGTATAATCTGAGATCCATCAAGATTGTTAATAGTCATCATGGAAGGTTGATTACTAAATGAACCAATTAACTGTATCTGCCCCGAACCACTAATTTGACTACTATTAGACAAATGCTGGCTGGGAACACTAATTCCCACGTGTTGCATAAAGCCATGTTGCACACCAACTGTATTGCTTGCAAAAGATGCTCCAACTGGTTGCTGTACCACTTGAGTAACTCCTATAGGTTGCAGCGTCTGACCTGAGTAATTAGAAACATTAGAAGCCTGAGTATAGGATGCTGATGAAGAAGGATGAAGCTGGGCTTGTGCAAACTGTTGGCTAGAACTTATACTGGCATCCAGATATGCCTCCTCTGCCAAAGTCTGTTCAGTAATATTGGCCTCCTGTAAGGACTTCTGAAGAATATCAAAAGGCTGATCCTCACTGAGATCAGGTAAAGGAGAAGATTCAAGTTCATCTTCAAGAAACTGAAGGCTACTTGACAGTTGTAGTCCATCACTAGGCCCCTCTCCAAGCTGATTGCTTACACCTTTGATGGATGATTTAGGATCAGtgttctaaaacaaacaaacaaaattacattgcattttttaaataatgtaagaTACAAACTATTTACAATTAAAATTTTTCCTGCAAAAAATAATGCCCCTCTATAATACCATATCTTTGTAGCTAAATATGAAGAGTAATGTTCAACCCATGCACAGGGCCAACACAAGGCTCTTGAACCACTTATGCCCTCAAAACAGACTGCTGGAGTAGCATTGCTAAGATGCAAAATTCAGATCTCAACCCAGTGAAAGCCAAGATGTTTTCCAAAACCCAATTCCGTTTTTACCCATGATAAATGCAAGGTATGGGTCTGAAATTCAGAGCCAGGTTTTGATTCTGAACTTAGCTTCAGCTCTCAAGAATAGGGAGGTTTTGGCTTTTGAAGTCTCATAGTGAAAATTGCTGCACAAGACAATTGACATATTAGAAAACCCACGTTCTACATTTGCTTTACTTCCCTTTCTTTCACTGCCATACTACTCCATGagtatacatttattttattttattcaattTAGGTTTGTGTCTGCCTTTTACTGAATCTAGCTTATTTTATTAAAGCATTTCTCTCATTTTGAAATACTATGGGTTATGTCTTCCTATTTTATTAAAGATTTCCAAAAAAGTAACAGAAACCTTTCAGTTTCACCTGTAAAATTATAATATACCATACATGCATGAAAATACAAGGATTACATCTGCCACAAATACTTTATCAGCATCTCAGAAATATAAAAAATTTAGAAGCCAGATTCTCTGTTGTGTCCACCTTCTACTAAGAACAGCAGAAGGGGGGATAGTTGGTACCTGGTTGTATCTCGATTCTCTGGCTACATAAGAGCAGCAGGGGGTCTGCTCCAATATGTGCCAGCTGACTACACTCCCCAAGGGACAATCCATCACCTGGAAACTGTGCTCTGGCCACTCCTTGACCTGTGCATCAGGGGCTGCAGGAGTCCATGTGTGGAGAGTTCAGGTCATTGTGGAGCACTGCACCCTAAGAAAAGGCAGTGATCGTAGCTGAGGGTATATGAAAATCTTAAAATAGGGCAGGATAAGAGACATGGGCTAACATAAAAACAAATGGCTATAAAATGGCTTTGAACAAATTCAGGTTGGAGATCAGAAGACTGTTTCTAACAATCAGAGGAATGAGGTTCAGGATCTGCCTTTCAATAGGAGCTCTAATAACTTAATTAGAGATTAATCAATTTATGAGTGGGATGTTTAACATCACTGCTTGTGATGGTGTGGGATATTCTTAAAATCTCACACATCTGCTGTCACCTGGAAGGGTCATGATGGAATTTCCCCCTCAATGTATTCTTGTGTTGGTTTAGCTGTTCTGATGTttattgtggtttttttgttttgatttttgtctCCTTTGAAGCATCATAAGTGGCCATGGCTGGAGTTGGGACCCTGGATGAGGCTCTGGATGGCACTGAGAATTCTCTCTCTCAGGTACTTGGCTCTCACACACAGAGTCTGATTGCCCTATGTGGATTCAGAAGGGAATTTTCCCCCTGTCAAACCAGCATTGATCTTTGGGATTTTTTACCATCCTCTGGCTTGGGGTGAAGGTCCCTAATCTTGATCATCTGGGTGTATCTCAATATCCTGCTACTGAAGGGTCCTTTGGTACTGGTACCCCTcagtcctttctattttctgatGATGGTTTATAACAGTTCAGTTTCCTGTAACTCCTGAACTAATTTTAATTGTTGGGCTTAGTGTGCATGCATTGGCGGCTTGTGATACACACATCAGAATAGATATTGATATGATGGGTGGCTCCTGGCCTGAAATCCTATTACTCTAAATGGGAGTGAGGGAAGAATGAAGGATACTGACCCAAGAACCTACAACCCAAAGccctctgctccagctcccactgccctcctgaCTAAGCACACATCACAGGCATCTCAGGCAATAGCAGGGTCTCCTGCTTCTCCCAAAGCACCATAAGAATCGCTCCTCCCCCCTGCAAACAATCCCATTCTCCTCAGTAACATCCACCTTCCCCACAGTCTCCCATCTCCCCTTAAAACCCTATTTTCTATGGGCTCCTCCTAATCCCCCATTTCAGATGTGCCCAAAATAGGCTTTTGTCTCCTCTCCTACCCACTCCTGCTGATCAGCAGGACCTAAGGGAGAAATAAGTGACTGTCACAGGAAAGAAATATCACAAATTGCCCACTTTTTCCAGGAGAACCTTCATGCTTTCCCTCTGACATGTGGCAAGTGTTCCTAGTGAAAATCCACAAAGCCACTGCTTTCCTCTTCTTCAGGTGCTTCCTAAAATCTCACTTCTACCATGATGCTCACAGGAATCTGCTGTCTAATAATGGCTAGACAGGTGGCAAATCATGATCACTGTTCCTGACTAGATGAAAAAGTGTGAACACCCTAAAATCATTTTCCTGATTTTCATCCAACAAACATGTTTATCTTATCCTCCTGACACATCTTTGTCTTTTAGACTATAAGCTGTTCAGAGCAGGGAAAAATGTCATTCACTTCTTATTTGTCCTGCAATATGTTAATatataaaacaataaataataaaggGAGTGGAGGAGGACAGACAATTTGCCTCTGTGTGACAGACTGTGTTACCGTCTGAGGCTGGCATAGCCTCTTTGCACTGGGAACACCATTTGAATCCTGGTGTCCCAGGCATGATGAAATTAACTAGGCAAACTGCCGCACTCGCAGAAATTGACTAGAACGatgtctttctctcttttttttttttcaaaactaacTAATTAATTAACAGGAAACTAACTACTGAACAAAGACTAACTATTTTACAATTCTTTCTGACAGGATTTGCTCTGCATATGAGGAGATCACAAAGCTCCGCCAGCAACCtaggacggttgagaggaactggaggggggggggccagtCTGCGCTCGTGATCAAAGGCGCAAAAGCCAcgcgctgcagggggcatgtgcaGACTGGACGAAgatggctctgaaatcttccaaccagcggcgccgggattgacccgacacctagagtggagcacccatggggccactcgaagaagaaactgGGTATACAAAAAAGTTATAGGTGCTTTTATGATACAGTAACAGAGCCAGGGTCTAGATATGCTGATTTTATGTCAGTTATTAACAGCCCCATGTTTACAGTATATCAGTCTTTTTTGGCATAATTCACTATGCAAGCTATAAAACTATGTGTAAAGAGCCTTCTTA of Pelodiscus sinensis isolate JC-2024 chromosome 3, ASM4963464v1, whole genome shotgun sequence contains these proteins:
- the BICRAL gene encoding BRD4-interacting chromatin-remodeling complex-associated protein-like, which encodes MDDDDDESCLLDLIGDPQALNYFLHGPSSKSGNEDLTNAGYSAANSNSIFANSNNTDPKSSIKGVSNQLGEGPSDGLQLSSSLQFLEDELESSPLPDLSEDQPFDILQKSLQEANITEQTLAEEAYLDASISSSQQFAQAQLHPSSSASYTQASNVSNYSGQTLQPIGVTQVVQQPVGASFASNTVGVQHGFMQHVGISVPSQHLSNSSQISGSGQIQLIGSFSNQPSMMTINNLDGSQIILKGSGQQAPANMSSGLLVHRQTPNGNSLFSNSNTSPVAQPVTVPFNSTNFQTSLPVHNIIIQRGLAPNSNKVPINIQPKPIQMAQQTAYNVNNLGIQQHHVQQGIPFASANSPQNSVVSPHMSVNIVNQQNPRKSVTPQTVSNAGGSIVIHSPMGQPHASQNQFLIPTSLSVNSNSVHHVQTINGQLLQTQPSQLVSSQVSAEHVMLNRNSTNMLRANHSYSGQMLNNQNTAVQLVSGQTFTAPGSQVIVNHGTSQIVGGQVPLQQASPTVLHLSPSQSNVSQGRSGFTTMSPGQSTVSNISASNRFTVVSSSGTIHSLGPPVQSIATGGNFTGDQPTQQNRTQVSVSVSHRLPVSSSKSISTFSHTGVGVTQQQFTYAQAQKKVMNQSSPVSASKSQDSLRQPQLTGLLSNTLPGQDSGSKIMQQSLGATQQEKLLGLSPVQQNLQLDVHTVGQKRPATKQLTKGAFILQQLQKDQAHAVTPDKSQFRSLNDAVQRLLSYHVCQGSLPTKEDLRKVDSEFESVATQLLKRTQAMLNKYRCLLIEDAMRINPSAEMVMIDRMFNQEERASLSRDKRLALVDPDGYLADFCCSAKQFDETADEAQPNESDHQCSKTLTSHSQTTKTQTRDRSKSSTAESTNHDKLHLVPNNVMTQEGKLSTKKPESLTKALKFEKASCSPDSQYMAVYEEKLAGKGLTKTSENSSSSEELSKPLSRANHGTHNKMSRNTVESHSEGICNNSLQDKTQRTFPKNEILHPDNMKGSGEPQQELLLSKSLETTFKNILELKKTGRQPQSEATGSGSVELDFSNFSPVASQENCLEKFIPDHSEGVVETDSILEAAVNSILEC